A window from Geminocystis sp. M7585_C2015_104 encodes these proteins:
- a CDS encoding mechanosensitive ion channel family protein: protein MWPHYWFNLPPIFRYILIFVAAFPLLYIFLNFVLLPLFRRLETDIPLVTLNLSITPILTIFILLYAKFIFSLLDFSWQGLTLKFLNAALIIVLSSWSVTLLKQVLIYYLREYTKQTEVMWDDVLLPLVGAISPVIIFLVAAVFVLKNFGVDLTGIWVALGGATFIIGFALKDILANFFSGIVLLIDTPFQFGDVLRLEDGTIGMLQRIGVRVTKLYLFNRHCEVYIPNSILQNQTITNLSRPTSYYYYTSTLEIPAQLDIDYIRNLITEIVLAHPDTLADIDTKIRLIDKYYVVDDPSHPLNEQQKYGKLRLLAEQKVNQKLQEIEESLEALVVTLQFAEKGGLTSEEISNIYQEYQQILYLMGLVITPEAPPDNSLNLPITESKDTSNLIDLVRQWYRIWLKDPNLKEEDLYLIPQEWEIKINLLKKRTYRLYQKITKPKREETRLDDYVLELNEWLKSRFKERNKWQEPQIWIKALNHDEGYLYYQFQINFCVDDIKLEYGQRGDRICSQINQEILRCLEPSLKNHIRP from the coding sequence ATGTGGCCCCACTATTGGTTTAACCTTCCTCCTATTTTCCGCTACATTCTCATCTTTGTCGCAGCCTTTCCTCTTTTATATATTTTTTTGAATTTCGTTTTACTCCCCCTTTTTCGGCGGCTGGAAACAGACATCCCTCTGGTTACCCTCAATCTTTCTATTACCCCCATTCTCACTATCTTCATTCTTCTTTACGCCAAGTTCATATTTTCCCTGCTGGACTTCTCTTGGCAGGGTTTAACCCTTAAGTTTCTTAATGCTGCCTTAATAATTGTCCTCAGTTCCTGGTCTGTAACTCTTTTGAAACAAGTGCTCATATACTATTTGCGGGAGTATACCAAACAGACGGAGGTGATGTGGGATGACGTGTTACTGCCGTTGGTTGGTGCCATTTCCCCTGTGATTATCTTTTTGGTTGCCGCTGTCTTTGTCTTGAAAAACTTTGGTGTTGATTTAACTGGTATTTGGGTAGCCCTAGGCGGTGCTACTTTTATTATTGGTTTCGCTTTAAAAGACATTCTCGCCAATTTTTTCAGCGGTATTGTTTTACTCATCGATACCCCCTTTCAATTTGGGGATGTTTTACGCCTAGAAGACGGCACCATTGGTATGCTACAGCGCATTGGGGTCCGTGTTACCAAACTCTACCTCTTCAACCGCCATTGTGAGGTTTACATCCCCAACAGTATTCTCCAAAACCAGACTATTACCAACCTCAGTCGTCCTACTTCCTACTACTATTATACCAGCACCCTTGAAATCCCCGCACAATTAGACATAGATTATATTCGCAATTTGATAACAGAAATTGTCTTGGCCCACCCCGATACCCTGGCCGATATTGACACCAAAATACGTCTTATTGATAAATACTATGTTGTCGATGACCCCAGTCATCCTCTCAACGAACAACAAAAATATGGCAAACTCCGTCTCTTGGCTGAACAAAAAGTTAACCAAAAACTACAAGAAATTGAGGAATCTTTGGAGGCTCTAGTTGTCACCCTCCAGTTTGCTGAAAAAGGGGGTTTAACCTCTGAAGAAATCAGTAATATTTATCAAGAATACCAACAAATATTATACCTTATGGGTTTAGTAATTACCCCTGAAGCTCCACCTGACAACTCTCTTAATCTACCTATAACCGAGTCCAAAGACACATCCAACCTTATTGATTTAGTACGACAGTGGTATCGAATTTGGCTAAAAGACCCCAATCTCAAAGAAGAAGACTTGTATTTAATACCCCAAGAATGGGAAATAAAAATTAATTTACTAAAAAAAAGAACTTACCGTCTCTATCAGAAAATAACTAAACCTAAACGAGAAGAAACTCGTCTCGATGACTACGTTTTAGAATTGAATGAATGGCTCAAATCCCGCTTTAAGGAAAGAAATAAATGGCAGGAACCTCAAATTTGGATTAAGGCACTAAATCACGACGAAGGATACCTCTACTACCAATTCCAAATCAATTTCTGTGTAGACGACATCAAATTAGAATACGGCCAACGTGGCGATCGTATCTGTAGTCAAATCAATCAGGAAATTCTTCGATGTCTCGAACCTTCTTTAAAAAACCACATAAGGCCATAG